The genomic window TAGTCCGTGAGCACGGGGTGCCCGCTGAGCGCCTGGAAGGTCAACGGCGTGACGAACTCTCGCGCCGCCTCCGTCATGGCCACGCGGACCTCGGCGCCCGCACGCCCCAGCTCGCGCACGAGCTCGCACGCCTTGTACGCCGCGATGCCTCCGCCCACTCCCACGACTACCCGGCGGCCCTGCAGTGCCGATGCGTCCATGGGACTTCCTTATGCGCGGCCGGGCGCGCTCGCAACCTCGCGGCGCTCGGTCAGCGCACGAGCGACACTTCCCTCGAGCCCGGCACCTCCACCGTCTGCACCACCGGGCCTCCCGGCGTCTCCGCGTGGAAGTTGCCCCACACCACCGTGTACCGCCCGGGCGGGAGGCCCTGCAGCGTCACGCGCTCGGTGCGCGGCTGGTAGATCATCTGCCCGTAGCCGGCGCGCAGCAGCTCCGTGGGCGGACTGCCCAGGCCCTGCACGTCACCGGCCACCACCCAGAGCGCCTTGCCGCGCTCCGGCCTGAGCAGCACCGTGATGGCGCCCGTGCCCGGGGCCGGCCCGATGTTCAGCCGCTGCTCCACGCCATCGACGCGCACCAGCAAGGCCGGCTCGCCGGCGAACTCGCGGTCCGCGCCCAGCATGAAGCGATAGTTGCCCGGCGCCAGGTCCACGCTGTACTGCCCGTCCGGGCCCGTCACCACGACGACGGGATCTCCCCGATCGGCGTTCACGCCCTCGAGCTGGAAGCCCGCCGCGGGCTGGCCGCCGGGCAGATAGACCGTGCCGGACACGCGCGTCGCGGGCCGGAGCGTCAGCTCCACCGGCCCGTCGAGCCCCCGGAGGAGCGGCATCGTCGCGCTCAGCCGGCCCTTGCGCGCCGACACCGAGAACTGCGTCACGTACGGAGGGCTGGCGAGCGTGAAGCGGCCATCCGGCCCGGACAGCACCGACTCGTCGCACACCTCGCAGGTCACCACGGCGTCCGCCACCGGAGCGCCGCCCTCGTCGCGCACGAGCCCCGAGAGCGTCGGCGCCCGCTGCAGCACCAGATCCCCCAGGTCCGGGGTGACGGGCCGATCCACCATCATCGGCTCATAGCCGGGGGCGTCCACCGAGACGATGACGCGATCTCCCGCCACCGGCAGCGCCACCTCGAAGCGGCCATCCGGCGAGGACACGTCGTGCTCATCCAGGCGGAAGCGCTTCACCGGGGCGCCGTCATCCCCCATCACCCGTCCCCGGAAGACCGGGCGCCGCTTGAGCACCACCTTCACGGGGGGGCCGCCCGCGCGGCCCTCGGCCCGCTCCACCTGGTCGTAGCCGGGGTGCCGCGCCTCCACGCGGTAGGTCGTCTCCGGACGGAGCGCGCGGATCTCGAAGTGCCCTCGCCCGTCGCTCGCCACCGGCTCGCCGCCGCGAGGCATCACCACCAGCGTGGCCCCGGCCACGGGCGCCCCCTGATCGTCCGCCACGTCTCCGGTGAGGGTGGCTCCGGGCCTGAGCTCGGCGGTGACCTTCGTCACCTGCCCGTCGTCCACCTGCACCTGCTGGCGCTCCGAGGGCAGGTAGTCCGCGTGCGAGGCCACCATCCAGTAGGAGCCCACCGGCAGGCCGCGCATGGGCACCACCCCGTCGGGCCCGGAGGGGCGATCACTGCGGAAGATGCCCTGCTGATCCACCCAGAGGACGACGTCCGCGCCTTCCACCCGCCTTCCCTGGGACATCACCGTCACTTCCATCGCCGCGGCCGGCTGCAGCTCCAGGCGCACATCGGTCGCGGGCGCCGTCACCTTCAGCCGGCCGCCACCCCACTCCGAGTGGTGCGCGTGCAGCTCGTACAGGCCCGGGGAGGGCACCTGCGCCGTGAAGCGCCCCTCCACGTCCGCGATCACGTTGTCCCCGGTGGGCTGCACCAGCACGGAGACGTTGGGCGCGGGGCGCCCGTACTCGTCGATCACCTGGCCGGAGATGAGCGTCGCCCGCGTCATCTCCAGCTCGATCTGCGTCTCGCCGGCCTTCACGCGCGCGGGCATGTCCACGTCCCGGAAGCCCTCGGCCTGCCCGGACAGCATGTAGTCGCCCACGCCCAGCGGGCCCAGCTCCGCGAGCGCCCCCGTGGCCACCCTCTCCTTGCGGATCACCTCGCCCTTGGCGGTGCGCAGCGTCAGCTCGGGCTGGGGCACGGGCTGCCCCGCGTCGTCCACCACCGTGACGAGCAGCCGGCCCGCTTCCTCCAATTCCACTGTCACCTGAGTGACGCGCTCCTTCAGGGTGAGGATGCGCGGCGCCGAGCCCAGGTTGCCCGCCTCGGCGGTGATGACCAGCTCGTCCGGGTACAGCTCCGTGAAGCGCGCCGGCTCGCCCTGGGTGCGCAGCTCGCGCGCGAGGTGATCGCCCTTCACCCGCACCGTGGCCGCCACCGGAGCCCCCTCGTGCACCACCCGCACCTCCAGCGTGCGCGTCGGTGTCAGCCGCAGGTTCACCGGCTGCGGCCCCGCCTCCACCTGGGCCTCCACGGAGGGCAGGAAGCCCTCCGCGCTGGCGACGATGTAGAAAGGTCCCTCGCCCAGCCCGTCCAGCGTGAAGAAGCCCTCGCCGCCAGCCACCGCCTGATCGGGCAGCGCCGTGCGGCGAGACACCGCGTGGATGCGCGCCCCCGGCACGGGCTGCCCGGCGTCATCCAACACCTGCCCGGTGATGCTGCGGAGGGTGGGCAGGAACAGCTCCACCGGCTCGCCAGGGGCGGCGCGCTGCCGCATCGCCACGCCGTAGCCCGGCGCCTTCGCCCACACGGAGAAGGACACCCCCGCGAGGTGCTGGAAGCGGAACCGCCCCTGCGCGTCCGTGCGCTCGGTGGCCCTCGGCGTGAGGAAGCCGTGCTGGTGCTCGAAGAAGGCCAGCGCCTGCAGGCCGGTCTCGCGCGCCGGGCAGGAGAGCAGCGGCTGGCCGCACTCGTCGCAGCGCACGGAGGAGATCGTCTTCTGCGCGCTCGCCGCGAGGAAGACCTCCGCGCCGGAGATGGGACGGCCGGTCGGGTCCAGCACCCGGCCCGTGAGCCCCAGCCCCTCGGCGTCTCCGGAGGACACCTCGACCGCCTGGAACTCAGGCAGCGCTCGAGCCGGAGCAGCGCCGGGCGCCCCGGACGTGGAGCGGCGCTCCGGCTTCGAGGACGCCGGACCGAGCCAGAACGCGGCCACGCCGACCACCACCAGGAGAGCCGCCGCCCCTATGACGAGCCATTTGCGCATCGGATGCCAGGCCGGAACTTAATCCGCGGCGAGCCCGCCAACTGCCCTTCTTTGCGGGAAATTCCCAGCTCGTCATTCCCAGGACGCATGTCCTTTGGGGCAGCGCGCCCAAGGCTCGGAGCGACTGTCCTCTGAGACAATTCGCCTCACGGCTCACGCGCGCGCACATCCCAAGGGAATTCAGTGGGATAGCCGCGAGCGCCGCGCTTTCCCGTTGCGTGATGCCACAGCGCGCGGAGCGCCACACGCCTCTGCCCCGAGGCACGGCGGAGCGTTCCAGGGCTGGCATCCCGGTTGCTCATGCCCGGAGTGTCGCCGGCTCGACACTGCGAGAGCTCCTCGCTCCGGCCCCCCTGACCATGAACCTGAGGGCTCCCAAAGCCCCACGAGGAACCGAGTTTATGAGGACATTGAGGACATCCGAGTTCGATGCACAGATGGAGATGCCGGTGGGCGCGCTGCTGGATCTCAAGAAGCGGCTGGCGTTCGCGGAGCCCTCGGACACCGTGCGAGGGATGTACTTCAAGGGGGTGCTGGACACGGTGCGCAGCGTGGTAGGAGACGAGGAGGCGATGCGCTGCCGTGGGCTGCTGGGCCAGGTGCCGCTCTTCGACTACTTCCACTACTCCATCCTCGACTTCCTCCGCCTGGCCTTCACGGCGGCGCAGTTCCTCAGCCACGGGGGGGGGGAACTTCGATGCGGCGCTGCGCGAGCTGGGGCGCAAGGGGATGAGGGACTTCCTGGGGTCCACGGCCGGAAAGACGTTCCTGTCCTTCTCGATCAAGGATCCGCGCCGGTCGCTGACGAACCTGCCGGTGCTCTTCCGCACGGTGGCCAGCTACGGAAGCCGGGCCGTGGAGTGGCGGGGGCCTCGGCACTGCCACATCGTCATGAAGCGAGACTTCCTGCCGCCGGCGTACCACGAGGGCGCGTTCCAGGCGCTGATGGAGTTCCTTCACCTGCGGTGCGTGGAGGTGACGGGTCAAGTGACGGGGGCGCTCGACAGTGAGTACGAGCTGCGCTGGCAGTAGGACCGCCCGCGCCTCTGTCATCTGTCCACTCCTCGCCTCTTGACGGCCGCGGCCACGCCCTCCCTTGGAGAGAGCTCCGAGCGTCCATGCCATAATTTCCAGGCGCTCCTCCGCCATCGGGGGCGGCACATCCCTCGGGGGGACACCATGCCAGAGCAGACCTGGACACAGGAGTTCATGGACTCCATGCGGGAGCGGTGCGATCCCCCCGCGGACGAGGCCGTTCGCCTCCTCTTCCAGAAGGATCAGGTTCCCGCGGCCAACGCGCTGATGAAGCAGCTGGTGGTGAACGAGAACATCTCGCTGGAGATGCTCTCACCGCCGCTGCGGGACTACTTCCAGCGCAGCGGCCAGCTGCCCTCCTGGGCGGACATGAAGCTCGTCCAGCAGGGAGAGGAGCTCTTCGGGCGCTACGGCCCTCACATCATCGTCGCGCTCTTCTGCGCGTCACTGCCCTCCTGCTACGCCGCGGCGAAGGGGGTGCGGGTGCTCCACCTCACGGCGAGGCTGGAGACGGACCCTGCCCGTCGCATCATGGAGACGGCCCAGATGATCGTCGACGTCATGACGCCCGGCGGCCTGGCGCAGGGAGGCCAGGGCCTGCGGTCGGCGCAGAAGGTGCGCCTCATGCACGCCGCCGTGCGTCACCTCATCCACCGCAGCGGCCACTGGAACCCCGCGTGGGGGCAGCCCATCAACCAGGAGGACATGGCGGGCACGCTGCTCACCTTCTCCACCGTCGTGCTCCAGGCCCTGGAGAGGATGGGCTGTGAGCTCTCGGAGACCGAGCGGCGGGCCTACTACCACGCATGGCGCGTGGTAGGGCACGTGATGGGCATCGACGAGCGCCTGCTGCCAGAGCAGCTGGAGCACGGGCTGCGCCTGATGGAGCGCATCCAGCGGAGGCAGTACGCCGCCACGCCCGAGGGACGCACGATGACGAAGGCCCTCCTGGGGATGATGGAGCACATCCTTCCGGGCAACCTCTTCGACGGCATGCCGGCCACGCTCACGCGCCAGCTGGTGGGCAACACCACCGCGGATCTGCTCGCGGTGCCCACCGCGGACTGGACGCGCTTGCTGCTGGGTCCCCTGAAGGTGCTCGGCTGGGTGAGCGACGAGGCGGTGGACTTCCAGGGCCCCAGGGCGGCGAAGCTGGTCGGGATGCTCGGGCGCAGGTTGACGGAGGGCCTCTTCTGGATGAACCGCGGTCCGGAGCGAGTGCCCTTCCGCCTGCCCACCACGCTGCGCCAGTCCTGGGACGTGCGCGGCTGGGAGCGGGCCTGACCCGGGCCGAGTCATTGCCAACTGGTATGACAAGCAGACCAGTTCGGACCCGCTCAGAGACCGGCGCGGGGTGGCGGCCCCCCGGGGGCCGGCGCGTCCCCCCGTGCGCCTCGAGCCACCTTGCGCTCCAGGCGCAGGATGCGGTGACGCTGCTCCTCGGGCGTCTCGGCGGTGGTGGTGAGCCGCGCGTGGTGCAGGGCCTGGGTCGGATCCTTGAGCGAGTGCTCGTACAGCTTGGTCAGCGCCAGGTGGAGAGGCGCGGCCTGGGCTCCTCGGGCCGAGGTGAGTGCCTGCTGCAGCAGGGCCACCGCCGACTGGGGATCTCCCGCCCGGCGTGAGAGCTGGGAGGCCAGCGTGAGCGCCGCGACGCTCACCGTGCCTCCGCCCTTCGCCGCGGCCCGGGCGAAGGACTGCGCCCGCTCATGGTCCCCGGCTCGCATCGCCACGCCCGCGAAGCCGAGCAGATCGCGCGGGTCCTCCTGCTCCGCGTGGTTCGTCCGGAAGCGGCGCACCAGCTCGCCCAGCAGGGCCGCCAGGAGCAGGAGATCGTTCGCGTTGTGCTCGATGACCGGCGTGAGCGCCGCGCTGCTCCCGCCGCGCAGGAAGCGGAAGTACAGGTCCGGGATGAGCGAGCCGTCCACGTCCCCCACCCGGCGGTGTCCGAGTATCTGCTCCTCCAGGTGCACCAGCCGCGTCCCGGAGCCGCGGTGCTTGAACACCCGCCGGGAGCAGTGCAGCAGATCGAGGTGGGGCAGCTCCGCGGGCACGGACACCCGGTTGAGCACGAAGCGGGTCCGCAGCAGCGGCCAGTCGAAGCTCTTCCCGTTGAAGGTCACCAGGGCGGAGGACTGCGCCATGCGCTCGGCCAGCACGCGCAGCAGCGGCGCCTCCTCGCCCAGCCGGCGCAGGAAGAGCTGGTGCACCCGGAGCGAGCGCCCCTCGAACCACGCCAGCCCCACGAGGAAGGGCACCGTGCCCGTTCCTCCCGCCAGCCCGGTCGTCTCCGTGTCCAGGTAGAGCACCCGCCGGAAGTCCACGCCCGCCAGCCTCGGATCCAGCGCGAGGCTGGCCACCAGCGGTGCCTCCACGTCACACGCCCCCGCGAGCGGAGCCGAGCCATGGTGGTGCTCCGGCGGCAGCACGCGCTCCGCGACGTGGACCAGCCCATGAGGCGTCTGCCGGGGCTCCGCGGGCAGTGGCCCCGGAGGCGGCGCGACGGTCGCCCGCCGGCGCCCCGACGACATCTCCTGGCGCTCGGCCCAGTCGCCCAGCATCTTGCGCAGCGCCGCGATGCGGGGATCCTGCGTCTTCGGCGCCTCGGGCGTGGGAGCCGCCTGAGCGGCGGCAGCAGGCTTCTCCGCCTCGGCGGGCGCGGACGAGGCCACCGCCGGCTTGCCGCCGGGGCCGATGCTGGAGAGCCGTGCAAGCTTGCGCTTCAGGTCCACCGGGCACCTCGCCTACTGCGTCCTCACCCCGAGCGCCGACAGGAGCTCCAGGCCCAGGGCCTTGCGCGGATGAGGCTCGGCCCGCACGCCTCCAGGCAGCGTGCCCGCGGCCGGACCGATGCAGGCGGGACAGCCGTCCTCGCACGAGCACGCCTCCAGGAGCCGCTGCGCGCGCCACAGCAGCTCCTGCCGCTGGTCGAACAGCCGCGCCGCCAGCCCTACCCCGCCCGGCACGTTGTCATAGAGGAAGATCGTCGGATCGAACCCCACCGCCCCATCCTTGCGAGGAGGACCGTCGGCGTCGTCCTTGCTCCCGAGCGTCTTGCCCACATCCCTGGGATCGATCATCAGCCCCACGCAGGCCACGGTCCGCAGCGCGTTGGCGAGCCCGCGCAGCGCGTCGATGACGGCCGGGCGCGGCGCGTTCATGGAGCGCACCACCGTCTCCGGCACGGTGAGCCAGAGCGACGTGGTGTGCATCTGCATCTCGGGCAGGTTCACGTCGCCGTAGCCGACGTTCTCGTGGGTGTGGAACTTGATCTTCTTGTAGCCCACCACCTTCTCGATGACGCTCACCTCGCCGAAGCCCGAGCGCAGGTCCGGGCCCATGGGCGCCTCCTGATCGCTCTGGATGACGTTCACCCGGACGTACGTCATCGCGTCGGTGAAGTAGTCCGGCGCCACCTTGCGCACGTAGGCCTTGTGGTTCTCGTAGTCGAACCGCTCCACCTGATACTGCTCGGCCTCGTGCTGGTAGATGGCCTGCTCGTGCAGCATGGTGTGCGCCGAGCGGAAGTCCATCTCCGCCAGCGTCCGGTCCGTGCCCAGCTCGATGATGACCACGTTGTCCCAGCCCACGCTGCGCAGGGAGACGTGGTTGGCCGGGTACGCGTCCGCCGACCAGTGGAACACCTGGCGGCCCTCGGGCCCGGGGGCCGAGTGCACCACCTGGTGCTGCGTGAGGAACCCGAGCGCGTCCGTGGTGGCCTCGGCGGGCACGTCCCCGAAGGTGTCTCCCTCCTCGAAGGGCAGCTCGAACGCGGCGCACTTGAGGTGCTGGACGAGGATCTCCACGTTGTCCGGATCGATGCGCGCGTGCTCCACCGGCGCGCCGATGAGGTGGCGCGGATCGGCCGCGAGGTACTGATCCAGCGGAGCACTGGAGGTGACCAGGAGCGCCAGGCTCCCCGCGCCGCGCCGCCCCGCCCGGCCGAAGCGCTGCCAGAGCGCGGCCACCGAGCCCGGATAGCCCGCGCACACCACCGCGTCCAGCGAGCCGATGTCGATGCCCAGCTCCAGCGCGTTGGTGGCCACCACGCAGCGCACCTCTCCGGCGCGCAGGGCGGCCTCGGTGGCCCGGCGGGTGCCCGGCAGATAGCCGCCGCGGTAGCCCTGGATGAGCGCGGGGTCCAGCTTCTCCTCGACGAAGCGATCCCGGAGGTACTTGAGCATCACCTCCACCGAGTTTCGCGACTGGCCGAACAGCAGCGTGGACACGTTGGAGCGCACCAGGTCGGCCACCAGCCGCACCGCGCTCTTGAGGTAGCTGGCGCGGATGCCCAGCTCCGCGTTCACCACGGGCGGGTTGTAGACCATGACCCGGCGCTCGCCGGAGGGGGCGCCGCTCTCGGAGACGAGCTCCACGGGCCGGCCCAGCATCCGCTCGGCGTGCGCCTTCGGGTTGCCGATGGTGGCCGAGGCGAAGATGAAGACGGGCGACGAGCCGTGGAAGCGCGCCACGCGCTGGAGCCGGCGCAGCACGTTGGCCAGGTGCGAGCCGAAGACGCCGCGGTAGGTGTGCAGCTCGTCGATGACGACGTAGCGCAGGTTGGAGAAGAGCCGCGCCCAGTTGGCGTGGTGCGGGAGGATGCCCGTGTGCAGCATGTCCGGGTTGGTGAGCAGCACGCCGCTGCGCTCACGGGCGGCCCGGCGCGCGTCGCCCGGGGTGTCTCCATCGAAGGTGATGGCGCCGTGCTCCAGCCCCGCCTCGCGCAGCAGCACGCGCAGGGACTCTTCCTGATCCCGGGAGAGCGCCTTGGTGGGGAAGAGGTAGAGGGCGCGCGCCTG from Hyalangium gracile includes these protein-coding regions:
- a CDS encoding oxygenase MpaB family protein, whose amino-acid sequence is MDSMRERCDPPADEAVRLLFQKDQVPAANALMKQLVVNENISLEMLSPPLRDYFQRSGQLPSWADMKLVQQGEELFGRYGPHIIVALFCASLPSCYAAAKGVRVLHLTARLETDPARRIMETAQMIVDVMTPGGLAQGGQGLRSAQKVRLMHAAVRHLIHRSGHWNPAWGQPINQEDMAGTLLTFSTVVLQALERMGCELSETERRAYYHAWRVVGHVMGIDERLLPEQLEHGLRLMERIQRRQYAATPEGRTMTKALLGMMEHILPGNLFDGMPATLTRQLVGNTTADLLAVPTADWTRLLLGPLKVLGWVSDEAVDFQGPRAAKLVGMLGRRLTEGLFWMNRGPERVPFRLPTTLRQSWDVRGWERA
- a CDS encoding DUF2378 family protein encodes the protein MGCWARCRSSTTSTTPSSTSSAWPSRRRSSSATGGGNFDAALRELGRKGMRDFLGSTAGKTFLSFSIKDPRRSLTNLPVLFRTVASYGSRAVEWRGPRHCHIVMKRDFLPPAYHEGAFQALMEFLHLRCVEVTGQVTGALDSEYELRWQ
- a CDS encoding DEAD/DEAH box helicase — its product is MKPEKEEGAFTGARRIPWSGPRGLDAVLQGWRADRQLWPCFALDEVTPAREGVYAPIPEDAAPGVRQALQKRGIEQLFSHQAEAFRLARAGQNLVIATPTASGKSLCYNLPLLERFAREPQARALYLFPTKALSRDQEESLRVLLREAGLEHGAITFDGDTPGDARRAARERSGVLLTNPDMLHTGILPHHANWARLFSNLRYVVIDELHTYRGVFGSHLANVLRRLQRVARFHGSSPVFIFASATIGNPKAHAERMLGRPVELVSESGAPSGERRVMVYNPPVVNAELGIRASYLKSAVRLVADLVRSNVSTLLFGQSRNSVEVMLKYLRDRFVEEKLDPALIQGYRGGYLPGTRRATEAALRAGEVRCVVATNALELGIDIGSLDAVVCAGYPGSVAALWQRFGRAGRRGAGSLALLVTSSAPLDQYLAADPRHLIGAPVEHARIDPDNVEILVQHLKCAAFELPFEEGDTFGDVPAEATTDALGFLTQHQVVHSAPGPEGRQVFHWSADAYPANHVSLRSVGWDNVVIIELGTDRTLAEMDFRSAHTMLHEQAIYQHEAEQYQVERFDYENHKAYVRKVAPDYFTDAMTYVRVNVIQSDQEAPMGPDLRSGFGEVSVIEKVVGYKKIKFHTHENVGYGDVNLPEMQMHTTSLWLTVPETVVRSMNAPRPAVIDALRGLANALRTVACVGLMIDPRDVGKTLGSKDDADGPPRKDGAVGFDPTIFLYDNVPGGVGLAARLFDQRQELLWRAQRLLEACSCEDGCPACIGPAAGTLPGGVRAEPHPRKALGLELLSALGVRTQ
- a CDS encoding carboxypeptidase regulatory-like domain-containing protein gives rise to the protein MRKWLVIGAAALLVVVGVAAFWLGPASSKPERRSTSGAPGAAPARALPEFQAVEVSSGDAEGLGLTGRVLDPTGRPISGAEVFLAASAQKTISSVRCDECGQPLLSCPARETGLQALAFFEHQHGFLTPRATERTDAQGRFRFQHLAGVSFSVWAKAPGYGVAMRQRAAPGEPVELFLPTLRSITGQVLDDAGQPVPGARIHAVSRRTALPDQAVAGGEGFFTLDGLGEGPFYIVASAEGFLPSVEAQVEAGPQPVNLRLTPTRTLEVRVVHEGAPVAATVRVKGDHLARELRTQGEPARFTELYPDELVITAEAGNLGSAPRILTLKERVTQVTVELEEAGRLLVTVVDDAGQPVPQPELTLRTAKGEVIRKERVATGALAELGPLGVGDYMLSGQAEGFRDVDMPARVKAGETQIELEMTRATLISGQVIDEYGRPAPNVSVLVQPTGDNVIADVEGRFTAQVPSPGLYELHAHHSEWGGGRLKVTAPATDVRLELQPAAAMEVTVMSQGRRVEGADVVLWVDQQGIFRSDRPSGPDGVVPMRGLPVGSYWMVASHADYLPSERQQVQVDDGQVTKVTAELRPGATLTGDVADDQGAPVAGATLVVMPRGGEPVASDGRGHFEIRALRPETTYRVEARHPGYDQVERAEGRAGGPPVKVVLKRRPVFRGRVMGDDGAPVKRFRLDEHDVSSPDGRFEVALPVAGDRVIVSVDAPGYEPMMVDRPVTPDLGDLVLQRAPTLSGLVRDEGGAPVADAVVTCEVCDESVLSGPDGRFTLASPPYVTQFSVSARKGRLSATMPLLRGLDGPVELTLRPATRVSGTVYLPGGQPAAGFQLEGVNADRGDPVVVVTGPDGQYSVDLAPGNYRFMLGADREFAGEPALLVRVDGVEQRLNIGPAPGTGAITVLLRPERGKALWVVAGDVQGLGSPPTELLRAGYGQMIYQPRTERVTLQGLPPGRYTVVWGNFHAETPGGPVVQTVEVPGSREVSLVR
- a CDS encoding ribonuclease H-like domain-containing protein, with the protein product MDLKRKLARLSSIGPGGKPAVASSAPAEAEKPAAAAQAAPTPEAPKTQDPRIAALRKMLGDWAERQEMSSGRRRATVAPPPGPLPAEPRQTPHGLVHVAERVLPPEHHHGSAPLAGACDVEAPLVASLALDPRLAGVDFRRVLYLDTETTGLAGGTGTVPFLVGLAWFEGRSLRVHQLFLRRLGEEAPLLRVLAERMAQSSALVTFNGKSFDWPLLRTRFVLNRVSVPAELPHLDLLHCSRRVFKHRGSGTRLVHLEEQILGHRRVGDVDGSLIPDLYFRFLRGGSSAALTPVIEHNANDLLLLAALLGELVRRFRTNHAEQEDPRDLLGFAGVAMRAGDHERAQSFARAAAKGGGTVSVAALTLASQLSRRAGDPQSAVALLQQALTSARGAQAAPLHLALTKLYEHSLKDPTQALHHARLTTTAETPEEQRHRILRLERKVARGARGDAPAPGGPPPRAGL